A genomic window from Brevibacillus agri includes:
- a CDS encoding alpha/beta hydrolase: MKHIFRKGTDLAAPTLLLLHGTGGDENDLVPLAQLIHPGASVLSVRGNVLENGMPRFFRRLAEGVFDEEDLVYRTEELHEFLDQAAVQYQLDRENIVAVGYSNGANIAGSLLFHYSNPLRGAILYHPMVPRRGIPLPDMSGLSVFIGAGTNDPICSPLESEELKQLLASAGADVTLHWESNGHQLTRMEVETSAQWFAKQFSE, translated from the coding sequence ATGAAGCACATTTTTCGCAAAGGAACGGACCTCGCCGCTCCCACCTTGCTGCTGCTGCACGGCACGGGCGGAGACGAAAACGATCTGGTGCCGCTGGCGCAGCTCATCCATCCGGGGGCTTCTGTGCTCAGTGTCCGAGGCAATGTTTTGGAAAACGGCATGCCGCGATTTTTTCGCCGTCTGGCCGAGGGTGTTTTCGACGAGGAAGATTTGGTCTACCGCACGGAGGAGTTGCACGAGTTTTTGGATCAGGCAGCGGTCCAATACCAGTTGGACAGGGAAAACATCGTGGCAGTCGGGTATTCCAACGGTGCCAACATCGCCGGGAGCCTGCTGTTTCACTATTCGAATCCGCTGCGCGGCGCGATTTTGTACCACCCGATGGTTCCGCGGCGCGGGATTCCTCTGCCTGACATGAGCGGACTTTCGGTGTTCATCGGGGCGGGAACGAACGATCCGATCTGCTCACCGCTGGAGTCCGAGGAACTCAAGCAGCTTTTGGCCTCGGCGGGTGCCGACGTGACGCTGCATTGGGAATCGAACGGCCACCAGTTGACCAGGATGGAAGTAGAGACTTCGGCCCAATGGTTTGCGAAACAGTTTAGCGAGTGA
- a CDS encoding nitroreductase family protein, translated as MSEFSVLVKKRRSANKFVPSVPISTADIEDIMSLVKFAPSAFNLQHAHYVVVTDPETKERVYEAAQRQYKVKTASAVIIVLGDLEAYKNAGRINEGLLHLGVMDQREYDHTVSSVHSFYEAGGEPFKRDEAIRNASLSAMLFMLAAKDKGWDTCPMIGFDPEAVREILQIPDRYVPAMMITIGKEDTSSQRVRGYRKPVGEFVSYNTFRSESKTGGTSK; from the coding sequence ATGAGCGAGTTTTCTGTATTGGTGAAAAAACGGCGGTCCGCCAATAAATTTGTCCCGTCCGTTCCGATCTCTACGGCTGACATCGAGGACATCATGTCGCTCGTCAAGTTTGCGCCATCTGCTTTCAATTTGCAGCACGCGCACTATGTCGTCGTCACAGACCCGGAGACGAAGGAGCGAGTATATGAAGCGGCGCAGAGACAATATAAGGTAAAAACAGCTTCGGCAGTCATCATCGTGTTGGGCGACCTGGAAGCCTACAAAAACGCAGGCCGCATCAACGAAGGGCTGCTGCACCTGGGCGTCATGGACCAGCGCGAATACGATCATACTGTTTCGTCTGTCCATTCCTTTTACGAAGCAGGGGGAGAGCCGTTCAAACGGGACGAAGCGATTCGCAACGCCAGCTTGTCCGCTATGCTGTTCATGCTCGCTGCCAAGGACAAAGGCTGGGATACTTGCCCGATGATCGGCTTCGATCCGGAGGCGGTCCGCGAGATATTGCAAATTCCTGACCGCTACGTCCCGGCGATGATGATTACGATCGGTAAAGAAGACACGTCCAGCCAACGTGTACGAGGATACCGCAAGCCAGTCGGAGAGTTCGTCAGCTACAACACTTTCCGGTCCGAATCAAAAACAGGAGGTACAAGCAAATGA
- a CDS encoding ring-cleaving dioxygenase: MTQQTAGIHHITAFVKSAQDNVDFYAGILGLRLVKKTINFDAPEVYHLYFGNEVGSPGTAITFFPWETARRGRVGGGQVGYTTFLVPTGSMAFWEERLNKFGVEYKRVERIHETYLQFTDRDGLQLELVEREGGPASKWAFGGVPADKAIKGFGGAILYSVAPDHTMAVLEKLMGLTKVGEENGLVRFRAHGDLGNVIDVNAEPMPRGAGGAGTVHHIAWRAKDDQDHRLWQSRVAQAGLQPTDIVDRQYFHAIYFREPGEILFEIATDPPGFERDEPFDALGEKLMLPEWYEPHRAQIEQGLPPITVRVLEEDK; the protein is encoded by the coding sequence ATGACACAGCAAACAGCAGGCATTCACCATATTACCGCTTTTGTGAAAAGCGCACAGGACAACGTCGACTTTTACGCAGGGATTCTCGGCCTGCGCCTGGTCAAAAAAACAATCAACTTCGACGCCCCGGAAGTGTACCATCTGTACTTCGGCAACGAGGTAGGCAGCCCAGGTACCGCGATCACCTTTTTCCCATGGGAGACAGCGCGCCGCGGCCGTGTAGGCGGCGGGCAGGTTGGCTATACGACGTTTCTGGTTCCGACAGGCTCCATGGCTTTCTGGGAAGAGCGCCTGAACAAGTTCGGCGTCGAGTACAAGCGTGTGGAACGCATTCACGAAACGTACCTGCAATTTACCGACAGAGACGGCTTGCAGTTGGAGCTTGTCGAGCGCGAAGGCGGCCCCGCGAGCAAGTGGGCATTCGGAGGCGTCCCGGCTGACAAAGCGATCAAAGGGTTCGGGGGAGCGATCCTCTACAGTGTCGCGCCCGACCACACCATGGCAGTATTGGAAAAACTGATGGGCCTGACCAAAGTAGGCGAAGAAAACGGCCTCGTCCGCTTCCGGGCGCACGGCGACCTGGGCAATGTCATTGACGTCAATGCCGAGCCGATGCCAAGGGGAGCAGGGGGAGCGGGTACCGTCCACCATATCGCCTGGCGGGCCAAGGACGACCAGGATCATCGCCTGTGGCAGTCGCGCGTGGCGCAAGCGGGCCTTCAGCCGACAGACATCGTCGACCGCCAGTATTTCCATGCGATCTACTTCCGCGAGCCGGGCGAAATCTTGTTCGAGATTGCCACCGATCCGCCAGGCTTTGAGCGCGACGAACCGTTTGACGCATTGGGCGAAAAGCTGATGCTGCCAGAGTGGTACGAGCCGCATCGCGCCCAGATCGAGCAAGGCTTGCCCCCGATCACTGTACGCGTACTGGAGGAGGATAAGTAA